The Corythoichthys intestinalis isolate RoL2023-P3 chromosome 1, ASM3026506v1, whole genome shotgun sequence genome has a segment encoding these proteins:
- the LOC130915944 gene encoding hatching enzyme 1.2-like: MMTANFSIIILLSLMGVCPTASWGDICFGNLGVSDLIAGANDALSSFLTYGDILFKRLRNADPCTSRGCEWQKRGTHVTIPFSISRHFNREEKLIILGALESFHLSTCIKFTRRIRQRDYLHFFPGKGCWSYLGRTNGRQPISLAKNKCMAKGIVQHEVLHALGFHHEQNRSDRDSYVNILYQNIKPAFRDQFTKVDTNNLGTLYDFDSIMHYSNTAFSRNKKPTIISKIFPGRRFGTANEMNSFDIARVNALYGCCSSQN; this comes from the exons ATGATGACAGCAAATTTTTCTATAATCATCTTACTGTCACTGATGGGAGTTTGCCCC ACTGCTTCATGGGGGGACATTTGCTTCG gcAACCTTGGCGTCAGTGACCTGATTGCAGGGGCAAACGATGCCCTAT CATCATTTCTGACATATGGTGACATTCTCTTCAAAAGACTAAGAAATGCAGATCCTTGTACAAGCAGAGGATGCGAATGGCAAAAGCGGGGAACACACGTCACTATCCCTTTCAGTATTTCCCGTCATTTCA acAGGGAAGAGAAATTAATAATCCTTGGTGCTTTAGAGAGTTTTCATTTGAGCACGTGCATTAAATTTACTAGACGGATCAGGCAAAGAGACTATCTGCACTTTTTCCCTGGAAAAGG GTGTTGGTCATACCTTGGTCGTACAAATGGAAGGCAGCCAATCTCTTTGGCGAAAAACAAATGTATGGCCAAAGGCATTGTGCAACACGAGGTTCTTCACGCTCTTGGATTTCaccatgaacaaaatcggtcagACCGAGATTCTTATGTCAACATTTTGTATCAGAACATCAAACCAG CATTTAGAGACCAATTTACAAAGGTGGATACCAACAACTTGGGTACTCTCTATGACTTTGACTCCATCATGCATTACAGCAA CACGGCCTTCTCCAGAAACAAGAAACCGACCATTATCTCTAAAATATTCCCGGGCCGTCGGTTTGGTACTGCAAATGAGATGAATAGCTTTGACATTGCACGTGTCAATGCCCTATATGGATGTTGTAGTTCTCAAAACTAA